A single region of the Chitinophaga niabensis genome encodes:
- a CDS encoding EpsG family protein yields the protein MIILVFCVISSDTSKSNRVLIFSGIFVGLLLIAGLRHNVGTDYPTYKLFYDNPDQRDIQFEYIYTPVRNLLTFFGLPSPAFFLLCSFITFFYFFKGFKAYSVSIPLSILLFITLGFYTNSFNIVRQFVALGLYFYFGLRYMKSRQFFHYLLTILIISVFHISALLMLPFYFIVNLNIRAWQMLIVLLAAVLINIGILSISLFTTPISAVLPPHYAGYLQFLEHYLSTLEEPLLVKFLNNVDKITILFLLLKYKPKLLAADASNKILINFYFIHVVFLFISRGLAELQRIGFYFSIFSLLAIPLLLLIPENKYGKAMMATGITLLYTAYFFFFVLGKNVGEVIPYKTIFQ from the coding sequence TTGATCATTCTGGTTTTCTGCGTGATCAGTTCCGATACCAGCAAAAGTAATCGTGTTCTGATCTTCTCAGGCATTTTTGTTGGTTTGCTACTGATTGCAGGACTAAGGCATAATGTAGGTACAGACTATCCAACATACAAACTGTTTTACGACAATCCCGATCAGCGGGATATTCAATTTGAATATATTTATACCCCGGTCAGGAACCTGCTTACTTTCTTTGGCCTGCCATCCCCAGCTTTTTTCTTATTATGTTCTTTCATAACCTTCTTTTACTTTTTCAAAGGATTTAAAGCATACTCCGTAAGTATACCCTTATCCATACTGCTTTTCATTACGCTTGGCTTCTATACCAACTCCTTTAATATTGTCAGGCAGTTTGTTGCATTAGGCTTATACTTCTACTTTGGCCTCAGATATATGAAGAGCCGGCAATTCTTTCATTATCTTCTTACCATCCTGATCATCTCGGTTTTTCACATTAGCGCCTTACTAATGCTCCCATTTTATTTCATCGTTAATCTTAATATACGTGCATGGCAGATGCTGATCGTTCTTCTGGCTGCCGTTCTGATCAATATAGGGATCTTAAGTATAAGCCTTTTCACCACTCCCATCTCTGCTGTGTTGCCTCCCCATTATGCCGGGTATTTGCAATTCCTAGAACATTATCTGAGTACACTCGAAGAACCGCTCCTGGTAAAATTTTTAAATAACGTAGATAAGATCACCATACTCTTTCTGTTGCTAAAATATAAACCTAAACTGCTGGCAGCCGATGCCAGCAACAAGATCCTGATCAATTTCTATTTTATACACGTTGTATTCCTGTTTATTTCCAGGGGGCTTGCTGAATTACAGCGGATAGGTTTCTATTTTAGTATATTTAGCCTCCTGGCTATTCCGCTGCTTTTACTAATCCCCGAAAACAAGTATGGGAAAGCAATGATGGCTACCGGTATAACATTACTTTATACCGCATATTTCTTCTTTTTTGTATTAGGTAAAAATGTGGGAGAAGTGATCCCATATAAAACCATCTTTCAATAA
- a CDS encoding glycosyltransferase family 2 protein, with product MQNITSNAPLVTVFMAVYNGGNYISAAIQSVLAQSFSDFELLIINDGSTDLSMQIVESFQDPRIRVLHNPRNMGLFETRNRGIREARGTYFATLDCDDIAFPDRLAYQLEQIRQNPAVAVSGSRAKLINSSSLILSDILLPVGDGILPAYLFFSNCYINSATIIRTDVLREISYRPGFEPAEDYDLFVRIAEKYPIRNSRKYVVYYRVHDQNVTNRKKSERKLGDITIVKYQLEKLGITPTPENIAIQHLFITKEFADSPITLPQIEEHLMLLKKNNKERKVFEPRYFDAVLMWQWTMAVLSKSKNASSITRYLSSELFQIKHLHMRLFEHFYAKIKNPLRSRKYVKAPGLKNG from the coding sequence ATGCAAAACATCACATCCAATGCTCCTTTGGTAACTGTTTTCATGGCAGTTTATAATGGAGGAAATTATATTTCCGCTGCCATTCAAAGTGTCCTGGCCCAAAGTTTCTCGGACTTTGAGCTGCTGATCATTAATGATGGCTCCACAGACCTCAGTATGCAAATTGTTGAAAGTTTCCAGGACCCACGGATAAGGGTCCTTCATAATCCCCGGAATATGGGGCTTTTTGAAACACGGAACAGAGGCATCAGGGAAGCCAGGGGAACTTATTTTGCTACGCTCGACTGTGATGATATTGCGTTTCCTGACAGGCTTGCGTATCAACTCGAACAGATCCGCCAGAATCCGGCAGTTGCTGTCAGCGGGTCTCGCGCTAAACTCATCAACTCCTCTTCCCTGATTTTAAGTGATATTTTACTGCCTGTTGGGGACGGTATTCTCCCCGCATACCTTTTCTTTTCAAACTGCTACATCAATTCTGCTACCATCATACGCACGGATGTACTAAGGGAAATTTCATACAGACCAGGATTTGAACCTGCTGAAGACTATGATCTCTTTGTAAGGATCGCTGAAAAATATCCCATCCGTAACAGCCGGAAGTATGTGGTTTATTACAGGGTCCACGACCAGAATGTAACCAATAGAAAGAAAAGCGAACGCAAACTGGGAGATATTACCATTGTAAAATATCAGCTTGAAAAGCTCGGCATTACACCCACACCGGAAAATATCGCAATTCAACATTTGTTCATTACTAAAGAGTTTGCCGATTCTCCTATTACACTCCCGCAAATAGAAGAACATCTCATGCTGCTCAAAAAAAACAACAAAGAAAGGAAGGTTTTCGAACCCAGGTATTTTGATGCAGTGCTTATGTGGCAATGGACCATGGCCGTACTCAGCAAAAGTAAAAATGCCAGCAGCATTACCAGGTACCTCTCTTCAGAACTATTTCAGATAAAGCACCTTCACATGCGGTTGTTTGAACATTTCTATGCCAAAATTAAAAACCCGTTAAGATCACGGAAATATGTGAAGGCCCCGGGATTAAAGAACGGATAA
- a CDS encoding glycosyltransferase family 4 protein encodes MDKIILVLEDSSKARFGGGQKITLEVMKILYASHTLYLADVTTDTPSIFQAKAADLIRKYIPLTGTGKIAAKGKSSYNLSLKEIISFPLYFFRNLSAIRKGLKPHRKEQVLVYATTKKALVHAYFLKILWNYNFIFHAHSPESKSRVIQKVMHLLYKKALLILCVSEFVKNSMQLDQTLVIPNFFENPSSLLPGPRDITEKQQIRLATFSSLLKMKGIDVFMNSYQHLQTKDRYNIRYEIYGEGEQQSTLQNLENANVKLMGFSNNVNLTMQQMDLVVVPSISEESFGLTALEAMSMGIPVIVTNMGGLAEIIPDGKAGVHVMPNDPKAIAAAIDLLLSDKDLYRSFSQEGIRHAGLFTKEQFREKILKAFDIAANT; translated from the coding sequence ATGGATAAAATAATTCTGGTATTAGAAGATTCGTCAAAAGCCAGATTCGGAGGAGGACAAAAAATTACGCTTGAAGTAATGAAGATCCTTTATGCTTCTCACACACTTTATCTTGCAGACGTTACAACTGACACACCTTCTATATTCCAGGCAAAAGCAGCGGACCTTATTCGTAAATACATACCACTCACCGGAACGGGAAAAATAGCCGCCAAAGGAAAGTCTTCTTATAACCTCTCACTCAAAGAAATAATCTCATTCCCATTATATTTCTTCAGGAATCTTTCAGCCATTAGAAAAGGATTAAAGCCCCACCGCAAAGAGCAGGTGCTCGTTTATGCTACCACCAAGAAAGCCCTCGTACATGCTTATTTCTTAAAAATCCTTTGGAACTACAATTTTATTTTCCATGCACATTCCCCCGAATCGAAAAGCAGAGTGATCCAAAAAGTAATGCACCTTTTATACAAGAAAGCATTACTTATCTTATGTGTGTCAGAATTTGTAAAGAACTCTATGCAACTGGATCAAACCCTGGTGATCCCCAATTTCTTCGAGAATCCTTCCTCCCTTCTCCCAGGCCCGAGAGATATTACCGAAAAACAACAGATACGCCTCGCAACATTCTCTTCCTTATTAAAAATGAAAGGCATAGATGTTTTCATGAACAGCTATCAGCATCTTCAGACAAAAGACAGGTACAACATCCGCTATGAAATTTATGGGGAAGGAGAGCAGCAGAGCACATTACAAAACCTGGAGAATGCAAATGTTAAACTAATGGGATTCTCCAATAACGTAAATCTTACCATGCAGCAAATGGACCTGGTGGTAGTCCCCTCCATTTCCGAAGAATCTTTTGGCCTTACTGCTTTGGAAGCAATGAGTATGGGTATCCCGGTGATTGTAACAAATATGGGAGGCCTGGCTGAGATCATCCCAGACGGCAAAGCAGGAGTGCACGTTATGCCCAATGACCCAAAAGCCATTGCTGCAGCTATTGATCTGCTGCTTTCTGATAAAGACCTCTATCGCTCATTCTCCCAGGAGGGCATCAGGCATGCCGGGCTATTTACAAAAGAACAA
- a CDS encoding capsular polysaccharide export protein, LipB/KpsS family has product MKVLFYNGMNITPHIETEMEIAVDLIKNKHEVYFTHCKGDLLTCCTNPSHVEWICRNCADKKKRAFQLIDIPKKNIIPYPKIVLDETIIPKSFASIDELKQFSYEGSDIGLGVASSLISEQRDHKLNTLLFNEHIQRGLRTALLVHKAGKKILDKVQPDEVVLFNGRFLDIRPFMRLCEQRNIKFYAHERGGTMNKYILCENSTPHSLTAIAKEIETLWGDGGPDKEEIGSRFFTDRRSRITQSWVVFTENQERGRLPEGFDRSKKNIVLYNSSMDEYEGIAGFSSRIYPNDNVGLLKLMESFQHEKNIHFYLRVHPNLKGLENSQVKELDEIGARFKNLTVIRAEEVVDTYSLLDAADIAVAFSSTMGIEASFWGKPVVLLGNAFYDQLNGFYKPSTHEEVVALLHQQLEPLPSKDILKYGYWELERGIYYKYYQPETLFTGKFMEQSVEVSKPKKVVNYLLAKGK; this is encoded by the coding sequence ATGAAAGTGTTATTTTATAACGGGATGAATATAACGCCGCACATCGAAACGGAAATGGAGATTGCGGTGGACTTAATAAAGAATAAGCATGAGGTTTATTTTACACATTGTAAAGGTGACTTATTGACATGCTGCACCAATCCTTCACATGTTGAATGGATCTGCAGGAACTGTGCGGATAAAAAGAAAAGAGCTTTCCAGTTAATCGATATTCCTAAAAAAAATATCATCCCTTATCCCAAGATCGTTCTGGATGAAACCATCATTCCTAAAAGTTTTGCTTCCATAGATGAACTAAAACAGTTCTCTTACGAAGGCTCAGATATTGGTCTGGGCGTAGCCTCTTCCCTGATCTCAGAACAAAGGGACCATAAATTGAACACCCTGTTGTTCAATGAACATATTCAGCGGGGATTAAGAACTGCCCTCCTGGTACATAAAGCCGGAAAAAAAATACTGGATAAAGTGCAACCGGACGAAGTGGTCCTTTTTAATGGCCGCTTCCTCGATATCCGCCCCTTCATGCGGCTCTGCGAACAACGGAATATTAAGTTCTATGCCCATGAAAGAGGCGGCACTATGAACAAATATATCCTCTGCGAAAATAGTACACCACATTCGCTAACAGCCATTGCTAAAGAGATAGAAACACTTTGGGGAGATGGTGGCCCGGATAAAGAAGAGATAGGCTCAAGGTTTTTTACAGACAGAAGGAGCCGTATCACCCAATCCTGGGTAGTGTTCACCGAAAATCAGGAAAGAGGCCGCCTCCCGGAAGGTTTTGACAGATCTAAGAAAAACATCGTACTATATAATTCATCCATGGATGAATATGAAGGGATTGCCGGGTTTTCCAGCAGAATTTATCCGAATGATAATGTGGGTCTCCTCAAACTGATGGAAAGCTTCCAACACGAAAAAAATATTCATTTCTATCTCAGGGTCCATCCCAACCTCAAGGGTCTTGAGAATAGCCAGGTAAAAGAGCTGGACGAAATTGGCGCAAGGTTCAAAAACCTGACTGTCATCCGTGCGGAAGAAGTGGTGGATACCTATTCCTTACTAGATGCGGCCGATATTGCGGTGGCTTTTAGTTCTACCATGGGTATAGAAGCCAGTTTCTGGGGCAAACCGGTTGTATTGCTTGGCAACGCCTTTTATGATCAATTGAATGGATTCTATAAACCATCCACCCATGAGGAAGTAGTAGCACTTCTCCATCAGCAACTGGAGCCGTTACCGTCTAAAGACATCCTTAAATATGGCTATTGGGAACTGGAACGAGGTATTTATTATAAATATTATCAACCGGAAACCCTGTTCACCGGAAAATTCATGGAACAATCAGTGGAAGTAAGTAAACCTAAAAAAGTAGTGAACTATCTTCTGGCAAAAGGCAAGTAG
- a CDS encoding glycosyltransferase family 4 protein has product MKIAFLTTDITKSAGTERVVVNLSNFFVEAGYHVQIHSLSSRESSSFYPLNERIEIFHHGMEDYATEASRFKIIRKKIFNTARIPSILSSIKADVLIGTGKHINIYMAFFMGKKTTRIGCEHFPHNAPMSSLTHKLRKVAYKKLEHLVVLTEDDRSYYSSFIKNVHCIPNSLSFYPDLHASLDNKVVLSVGRHTAQKGFDMLIESWALVIKDHPDWQLKIIGDGPLLSEHQALAAQKGLANTISFQEPTRQIIDEYTKAGLYTMSSRFEAFPMVLLEAMACGLPCISFDCDTGPRDIISNNEDGFIIPPGNITLLAEGIKKMISDVPLRKKMGDLARKNIKRYDINIVGEKWISLFNEIPQRL; this is encoded by the coding sequence GTGAAGATCGCTTTCTTAACAACAGACATCACCAAAAGTGCAGGAACTGAAAGAGTTGTTGTTAATCTTTCCAACTTTTTTGTTGAAGCAGGATATCATGTGCAGATCCATAGCTTGTCTTCCAGGGAAAGCTCTTCCTTTTATCCATTGAATGAAAGAATAGAGATCTTCCACCATGGCATGGAAGATTATGCAACAGAAGCTTCCCGCTTTAAAATTATCAGAAAAAAAATATTCAATACCGCCAGGATACCCTCTATACTATCTTCCATTAAAGCCGATGTACTCATTGGCACAGGTAAGCATATTAATATTTATATGGCATTCTTTATGGGCAAAAAAACTACCCGTATCGGATGTGAACACTTCCCCCATAATGCCCCTATGTCCTCCCTCACCCACAAACTGCGGAAAGTGGCATATAAAAAGCTGGAACACCTGGTAGTACTAACCGAAGATGATCGTTCATATTATTCCTCCTTTATAAAAAATGTTCATTGCATCCCTAACTCACTTTCTTTCTATCCGGACCTTCACGCCTCTTTGGATAATAAAGTAGTTTTATCTGTAGGGCGGCATACTGCACAAAAAGGGTTTGATATGCTTATTGAAAGTTGGGCGCTGGTCATTAAAGATCATCCGGATTGGCAATTGAAAATCATCGGGGACGGACCATTACTCTCAGAACACCAGGCATTAGCAGCTCAAAAAGGCCTCGCTAATACTATCAGCTTCCAGGAGCCCACCAGGCAGATCATTGATGAATATACCAAAGCAGGGCTATATACGATGTCGTCCCGCTTTGAAGCTTTCCCCATGGTATTACTGGAAGCAATGGCCTGTGGGCTACCCTGTATAAGTTTTGACTGTGATACCGGGCCAAGGGACATTATCAGCAATAATGAAGACGGCTTTATTATACCACCGGGAAATATTACCCTGTTGGCAGAAGGTATTAAAAAAATGATCTCAGATGTTCCATTACGGAAAAAAATGGGAGACCTGGCCCGTAAAAACATAAAGAGATATGACATTAATATTGTAGGAGAAAAGTGGATTAGCTTATTCAATGAAATCCCTCAAAGATTGTGA